In uncultured Desulfuromonas sp., the genomic stretch AATCGTAATAGCCGGTTTCCAGATTAACAACCCCACCGGCCAGACTGCCCCGCACGCTGGCACCAAACACCCGCAATTTTGGAAAATAGGAGCGATACACGCTATCCACGCCCTGAGGGCTCTTCCAATAGCCATCGTAAGCATAGGCCGCCCATTCAACGCCTTCGATGTTGCGCGAGATACGCAGGTGCCACTCATCTTCACGAAACCACTGCCCGCGCTGATCGACAGCCATGTCATCACCACTGCCGGCACGTCGGCTCAACATGGGATTCCAGTAAGAAATACGCTCTCCAGAGATATAGCGATCGGCATCAAAACGCGGCACGTAGATTATGTCAATGTTGGCCCAGGACGGATAGAAGCTGAACATGGCGGCATCGGACGGCGCTTTGAGATATTCGACATCGCGGCCGATGAAAAAGGATTGCCAGTCTTTTGGAAACAGGTCGTTGATAAACAGCAGATCACCGGTTCCCCAGGTGAGAATCTGTCGCCCCAGCTTGACATCGAGAAAGTAAAAGGGCGTCAGCAAGACATTGGCTTCGCGCAGATCAAGCACCCCGTGACCACGCTCCAGGTCCTGGTCGGTTTCGCCGGCTGCCTCATCGCCAACCAGATCCGCACGAAACTGCCAGATGGCCAGATCCGACATATGGTTGAGGTCCAGCTGCAGACGCACTTCATTGAGGATCGCCTGGCGCTGCACCGCATCGTCTTGCAGACGCATGCCACTGCGGCCATCGACAAAACCGTGCACTTGCCAGCCCCAGGCCGCAGAAGCCCACATAAGCAGAACCAGCGCAAGCCCCCACCGTTTCACCATACTCACTCCCTCCGATCCATCATATCAAACGTCGGCCAGCCCATTGCCATAGGATCCTGTGACTGGCCGCAAGACATCTCTGCTATTGAACCTCCCGAGGCGGACGACGTAAAAACCGCTCGGTGAAGATCCGACTGTTCAGGCCAATATTGTACTCTACGTCGCTGAACTCATTGCGTGTTACACTGCCGGAGGCCAAATCGCGCGCCTCGGAGACTGTAACAGTGGCAAAGCCCTGAATCTCTTCAACGTTCAACGCTTCGACCTCACGGTACTTATTACCGCGATGATCATAATAGTGGGCGATCATCGGCAGAAACGTGCTCTTGTTGATGTCAACCACGTAGTGTGAGAACTCAACGGAGCCTGGATCTTTCGGCACATTATCGATGCGATACACCGTATCTGTTTCTTCAACCAGCGTGTGAACATCCTCTTCCGGGCTGCGTCCGGAAACATCCTCGTAAAGAAAATCAGAACCGACAAAGCTGGTCCGCTTATCGCCCGGCGCAATCCTTTTTTTCAGATTCAACGCCGGCAGCCATAGCCAGCGATCATCGTCACGGCCGATGTTTTTCCAGACCAGGTAGGCCATCTTGTAGACATCTGCCGGAGCCTTGAAATAGGTGTAAAATTTCTGGTCTCCATTCTCCTCGTTGTAACGCAGCTGCGTAAATTCACGCACCCTGACGTCGCCCCCCTTGGCGGTGATGGTCATCTTGACCATGGCCCGACCATCCTTGCCGGAATAGTAGGAGGCCTGATTAGCCTGATCAATAATTTCATCGGCCGTCAACGCGTAGCTCATCGAGGAGGCAACGAGCAATACCATCAACAACATTATGCTAAAACGAACAGAGTTCATGACGAATCTCCTTGTGGTGATAGTGTAAAAATGGACGGTATTGTGTTTTCTGAAATCGCGGCGGTTAAAGCCCCTCATCCAGAACGTCCTGGCGGAACACCCAGCGCTGAAACACGGTGAGCAAAGCCGGCAGAATCACCAATGATGCCAGCCAGGAGACCGCCATGATCGTCGCCAGAAAAAATCCAACCGTCTTGTAAGGCACCAGCGGAGCCAGTAACAATGGCGTAAAACCAACCGAGATGGTGATGGCATTGCGAGTGATCGCCCGGGCCGGTTCCTTGAACATCACCTTACAGGATTCCGCCCAATTGCCATTCTGCCGGTAAAGTTCCCGCGCCCGCTGCAGAAAATGGATGGCAAAGTCGACGCTCAAACCCAATGTCAGTGACGACAGCACCGCCACCGGCATGTCATAATCTTTGCCCGCGACGCCAATCAACCCATAGATCAAGCTGATGGTCACGGTCAGTGGAACCATCGCCAAGGCACCCCAGATTATCGAGCGAAACAGCAACATCATCATCACCAGGACAACAACAAAACTCCCCGCCAGAGACGATAACATACCGTTGACCATTTTATCCTGCCAGACAACATTGAGGTAGGTCAGACCGGCCCAGCGGTTTTTTAACGGAACCGGCGGCGGATTGCGCTGCATATAGTCTTCAACCTGGGCAACGACGGCTTCCATATCCTGATTATCACCGCTTTTCAACTGAATCCAAACATTGGTTTCCCGGTAGTCGCGGGTCACCATGTGGAACAAGCTGTCTTTCTTTTTCATCCCTTCGAGCTGTACAAACACCTGACCAACGGCAGACGCGGTATCCGGTACGGAAAAATGGGCCTGATTGCGCTGTTGATAGCGCTCCAACTCCTCGCCATCGGCGTCAGCGGGCGGTGCCACATAGCTGAGTTCATACGCCGCCTTCTTCAGTGCATCAACGGCCGAAGTACTCTTGCCGACCAATCCACCCTCATTCAGCGCCTGTTGCAACCCTTCGACATAACGCAACATTTGCGGCTGCTTGAATGGTGGAGCCGACACTTCAGCCTCCATTTCCAAAATAAAAGAAGCGAAAGATTGGCCGGTATGCTCGTCACAGATTTTCAGCGCCGCATCCATGAGTGGATAGCCCTGCAACGTGTTATCGTTCGGCAACTGTTTAAGCAATGCAGCCAGCTCTTGCGGCACCTGCGCAGCAACAGAACCCAGATTGGCAACCAACTGCTTGCGCGTTAAACCGGTGGGGTCCATGTAATTGATCTCATCCGCAAGAACGTTCCACCCGGCCATAAGCTGGTTATCGATTTTCTGCGCCTCAAGAAACAGCTGATGAAAACACTGATGCACATCGCATCCGTCGACGTTGCGCTGATTGGCTTTGAGTTCTTCAAGTTTGGCCTTGATGCGTGCCACCCCTTGGGGAAACTGTTCGCCAAACCGCTCCTGCACCCGCTTGCGCACCAAAGCCCGTTTCTGCTCACGGTTGCAGGCTTCCGGTCGCACCTCGGCAAAAGTCAAATAGGCGGTATAGGTGCCGCCAAAATGATGATTGAGAACCCGGTCCGCCACCCGAATATCATGGCCACGGGTGAACCACTTGACCGGATTGTCATTGACATTAATAGTCGAAATCCCATAGCCGGCACCCACCAGCAGCAACACCGTAACGACCAGCACGGTGCCTCCATGGCTGAAACTCAAACGCCCCATCCCCTCCAGCAATGACGACAACATTCCGGAAGAGGGCCCATGGGGTTGCTCCAGATGCGCCCGCGACAACTTTTCTTCCGAAATTGCCACCATGATATAGGCTGGGATAAATGTCATGCTCAACAGCCAGGCCACCGCCACGCCAAAGGCAACGTGGAGGCCAAACACCTCAACCGGGGGGATTGGGGTGAACGCCAGCGAACCAAAACCGGCAATGGTGGTCAGGCTGGTGTAGAGCATCGGCTTAAACAGATGCCCGATAACGTAACGGATTGTTTCTTTCTTGTTGCCGAACCGATGGTAGGTATCGTAGAACTCACTGAGAATATGTACCGAATCCGCCACAGCGATCGGCATGAGAAAAATAGCGATCATGGAACTCATGATGTGCACATCGTAACCAAGACCGATCAGCAGTCCCATGGCGCTGACAACACTGAAAATCGCCACCAGCATCGGGGCAATAATCAACGACACATTGCGGAAAAACAGCCACATCAAAAGAAAAATCGCCACCCCGGCCAACGGTGCCGAGGTCGCCATCTGCACCAGCATTTCAACGCCAAAGGTATCTTCCGCCACCGGCAGTCCGGTGATCAGCACCTGATCTTCCTGCGGCCAGTCTGCGGTTAAGGTCTGCACTAAATTTGCCACATTATAGCTGTAGGGTTTGTCGATAATCGGAATATAGAGACAGACGGCTTTGCGATCTTCCGATACCAAAGTGCCGCGATAGAGAGGATTGCTCATGGCATCCTCAGCAATCTGCCGGGCCTCCTGTTCAGTGCGAGGAGGATTTTCCATCAGATATTCGAGTTTCAACGACCCCAGTCCGGCCTGCTTGATGTTATCGACAACACTTGGCGCCATCAATTCACGTTCAACGATGGCGCTGTTGCCCTCGGCATCAAACAGATCATTGGGGTTGTGATTAAAAACGATTCCCAACAGACGCGGCCACCAGCCCTGGGGCTTGAGATCATACGTTGTCCGTTGTTGCGGTTGGCCCTGGTGGGCCGGGAGGACAATTTCTGGAAGGCCTTGCTCATTTTTTTGCAGATGGAGCAATTGCTGAGTAAGGTGATCAAGGCGGTTCAATGTCGCGACATTAAACACCCCATCCGGATTTGTTTCGTTGACAACACCGACGATGACAAAATCGTACAATGCGTACTTGTCTTTTACCTCATGGTGGAAAATCCGCACCGGCTCATCGGCTGACAGCATATTTTCCGGATCATTATCAAATGTGACCGCAGGAAACTGGATGGCAAATGCCACAACAAGGGCAAGGACAGTTATGATGATCAGCCAGGGTCGTTTCAGGCTGAATTGGGTAAGGGCGAACTTCATAATGGGCTCCTCAAGTACAGATAGGCTACCCACAAAGATGTACCACAATGAAATCTAATGGTCAAAATCTATATATATTAAACAATATATTATCTAATCAAAAGAAATCCCCCTCTTCGGTAAACCAAAAAAAGAGGGGGGGTGGTGTTACTCCTCAACCAGACAATATTTATCCACCAAGGCAACCACCTTGCTCACGTCCGGTTTGCTGGTAAAATCATCGGCGCCGACTTCAACACACTTATGGGAGGTATTTTCATTGATCAGGCTGGAGTACATCACCACCTTGATCTGACGCAACAACTGATCTTCTTTGATGCGACGGCACAGGGCCAGACCATCAAGCTCAGGCATCTCGATATCCGACACAACCAGAGCGGGGAGTTCCCCCTCCTCTTTGGCCTGCTGTATGGCATTCCAGCACGCCAGTCCATCACCATAACTCTGCGCCAGGTCATAGCCCGCCTGTTTGAGAACCCGCATAATGCCCTGGCGGATAATGGCAGAATCTTCGGCAAAGAACAGTTTGACATCGGCACGGTTTTCCTTGCGCGAGCTGCTCGCTTCAACCTCTTCATCTCCACCGGCGTAATGTTCGCCGTCGCCAAAAATCTCGTAAGCAATATGTTCCATATCGACAATCAGGATATCGCGCTCTCCGACAGTGACGGTGCCGGTGAAACGGGGCCGATAACTCTCAAAAAACTGATCCATCGGTTTAACCTGCGACCAGGACAACCGGTGGATCTGATCCACCCCATCCACCAGAAAAGAGATTACCTCATCGTTAAACTCGCACACCAGCACCACTTGACGCGTCTGCACCGCACTGTCCGATGTCACTGCCACCTTGGCCGGATCAAGATGTTTGCCGATATGGTCGGCAAGACTGATCAGGGGAATGGTATCACCACGCAACAGCAGCGTTCCCAGCAGTGAGGGATGGCTGTCCGGCAGCGTGGTCAGCTCTTCGCGACAAAAAGGAACGATCTCCCTGAGTTTATGGACATTGATGCCGAACGATTGATCAAACAGATAGTATTCGAGAATCTCGAATTCGTTGGTTCCGGCCTCCAGAAGTATCCCCTGTTTGTCCTGCATTGTCGCTTGAGCCATGGCTTCCTCATTCCATTTAGGGGTTAAACGATCATGTCTAAAAACTATGACACTAAAACAACCGGGCCAAATTGGCCGGTGTTCATCAGGTGCGCAGTGAAAAACTCTTTTTATTTATACCCTTAGAGGCTCCATTTGCCTAGCAGAAAACGTGATAACAGCCAAGATGAAAAAAATCCCTTGACCGGGGGGATTTTCTCCCGCTAGGCTGCACCATCGTCCCCACAAATAACAGCGTTCGATTTTTTCGAACGCATGCCACTTCAAGAGAGGAAAAAATGAAAAAAGCAACGGCCATGCTCTGGCTGATCAGCCTGTTTTGCCTGATCAGCGTCACTGTTCAAGCGCGCGATTTAAACATTTTGGAACAATGGAAACCCAAGTTTGATCCTTCTGGAGCGCAATACACCTACATACTGTCCAATGTCGACCATCCGGCCATTGCCGGTATCGGTGTCGGCTATCGAATTCGCGACCGCGTCTGGGAGGAAAGTGGCGGACGGATCTATGTGGATTTTCGCCCTCTGGCTCAGCTCGGCGGCGAAAAAGATGTGGTTCGAAAAATGAAACTTGGCGCAATCCAGGGGATGCTCTGTTCATCGGTAATGGCCGCCAATGTCGCGCCAAAACTGGGCATTGTCAACCTGCCGTTCATTTTCGACAGCAGTGAAAAACTGGAAAAATTCCGCAATACGCCGGAGCTGTTTGATGACTTCAGCAATGCGGCGCTCCGCTCCGGTATCAAGGTCATCGACTTTACCGGTTACGGCAGTTATGGCTGGGCCACCACCACCCCGGTACGGACCCTTGAAGAGGCAAAAAAAGTCAACTTCCGTATTGCCCAAGCTCCAGTCAATAAAGACAATTACCTGGCCTGGGGACTCAAGTTTACCGTGCTGCCATGGCCCGATGTTCCACAGGCATTGCAGACCGGAGTCATTGATGGACTCGATCACACACCCATCGTGTGCAGCATTACCAAAAAATTCGACGTTGCCAAATATTTCACCGACCTCCACTACACCCAGGGGCTGTACATCCACATGGTCAACAAGCGTTGGCTCGACAGGCTCCCGCCGGATCTCAGAGAGGTTTTTCTCAAGGTTGTGCGCGAAGAGAGTGCCATTGCCCGTCAGAAAACCGACCTGCAACAGTCCGATCAAATCGAACAAGCCAAAAAAGAGGGCGTCCAGTTCTTTACCCTCAGTGAGGCCGACCGTCAGACCTTGAAAAGCAAGGCTCAACCGGTTTACGAAAAATGGGGCAAAAAAATCGGCGCAGACTATCTGAAAAAAGTTCAGACCGCTCTCGACTGATTACCAACCCGCCAACGCTCACCCAAAACGCCCTGCCGACACCGGTAGGGCGTTTTTGTATATCAAACTTTTTTCGGCATTATCAAAAAAAACACCTTATCCAAGGCTTTCCGTTGCACTACCCCGACGAGTTATTATATAAAAAACAAACGCCATTCTAAAACTACACAGCATCCACTACGTAAAATTTATCTTATGCTCAAAGGGGAGAACACGTTTATGACATTGAAACGACTACCGGCACTCTTGCTGTTTATCCTGCTGCCGATATCAGCCATGGCCGGCGGCAACCCGTTGGTGAAATGGAAACCGGATTTTGATCCTTCAGGAGCCGAATACACCTATCTGCTGTCCAACGTATCCCACCCCGCTATCGAAGGCGTCGGGGTCGGTTACAGCATCCGCGACCGGGTGTGGGAAGAGACCAACGGCCGTATCTATGTCGATTTCCGTCCGCTGTCGCAGTTGGGCGGCGAAAAGGATGTACTGCGCAAGCTGAAAATGGGCGCCATTCAAGGCATGATGTCTTCGTCGGTTGCGGCAGCCAATCTGGCCCCGAAACTCGGCATCGTCAACCTGCCGTATGTCATTGACACCTTTGAAAAACTGGACAAGTTTCGTGAAACACCGGAGCTGTTCAAACCATTCAGTGAATGTGGTCTGAAGCAGAAAGTCCGTGTTCTCGATATCACCGGTTACGGCACCTACGGCTGGGCCACCACCAAGCCGGTCACCAACCTCGATGAAGCCAAGGATGTCATCTTCCGCATCGCTCAGGCCCCGGTCAATGCCGATATTTACCGCTCATGGGGGCTTAAATTCACCGCCTTACCCTGGCCGGACGTCCCGCAAGCCCTGCAAACCGGCGTCATTACCGGACTTGACCACACTCCGACGGTGTGCAACATCACCAAGAAATTTGAAATTGCCAAATACTTCACCGAGGTCAACTACGCCCAGGGCCTGTTTATCCACATGATCAACGAGCGCTGGCTGAAAAAACTGCCGGAAGATTTGCGCACCACGTTCCTGAGAGTTGTTGCCGAAGAGAGTGCCAAGGCACGCCAGCGTACCCGCGCTCAACAGGAAGCCCAGATCGCTGCGGCGAAAGCCAATGGCGTCACTTTTTATGCACTTTCTGCCGATCAGAAGCAAAACCTTGTCGATTTGGCGGCACCTGTGTATAAAAGGTGGGAAGAAAAAATTGGCGCAGACTATCTGGCCACTGTTCGAGCTCGTTTGGCCGAATAAGCTCCAACGCATAGCGAACAGCCCAACGGCCGGAGGACTCCCTCCGGCCGTTTTTATTGCGCCCTGTTATCACCTCATCGTTGCGGGACGACCTTATGCTAAAAAAAATTTTCCGCCGTATTGATGCCACATTCTCCTTTGTCGAAGATTGGTCACTGCTGATTGTCGTGGCCGTGGCTCTGTTTTCCGGACTTCTCAACATCATTTTGCGCAAAGCCACGCCTTACAGTCTGTACTGGTCGGACGAAGTGATTCGCAAAGCGATTTTCTTCTGCACCTACATCGGCTGCAGCGCTGCAATTAAGCAACGCGCGCTGATCCGGATCGATGCCGTCCCGCAAATCATTCCGGTGTCGCGCAAATTTTTCAATGTTATCAACCATCTGTCGGTGCTGATTTTTTCCGGCATGCTGACCTGGCTGGGCTGGAAGATGATGGTCGAAGTTCGCGCCGACGAATTCGCCACCACGGCAACGTTGCAGATTCCTGAGTGGTACTTTTACGCAGTACTGCCCATTGTCGGGGTGATGATGTTCATTCGCACCGTCATGTTGCTGACCGAGGATGTCTTCAACCTGTCCGGCGACGACACCCAGGAGGCCGCCAATGGATAGCATGCAACTGATGATGATGGCGCTGCTTCTCGGTGCCATGGCGGCCACAGTTCCGGTGTTTATGGCTCTGTTCTTTACCGGTCTGGCAGGGCTGACCCTGATTGTCGGCATCGATCCGCAGATCGTTATTGAGATCCTTTACCGCAGCATGGACAAATTCGCCCTGATCGTGGTGCTGTTTTTCGTGCTGTGCGGCAACATTATGACCACGGGCAGCATTGTTGAAAAACTGATCAAAACCGCTGACGTACTGGTTGGCTTTTTGCCCGGCGGCCTAGCCATGGCCGGCATTCTCGCCTGCGGCTTCTTTGGTGCCATTTCCGGTTCCACCGTTGCCACGGTGGTGGCCATCGGCGGTTTCATGATTCCGGCATTGATTGATCACGGCTACGATGAGCAATTCAGCATTGGAGTCATGACCACAGCGCCAATTCTCGGCGTAATCATTCCACCGTCCATCGCCATGATCCTCTATGCGATGATCACCACCGACTCGCTCGAGGCGCTATTTCTCACCGGCTTCATCCCCGGTTTCCTGATTATGGCCGCGATGTCGCTCTATGCCTGGTGGGCATGCCGCCGACATGGCATGACCCGACGTCCGCGTCCACAGTTTAAAGAGGTGGTCTCGGTGCTGCGCCAAAGCATTTGGGCCCTGATGCTGCCGGTGATAATCTTCGGTGGTATCTATTCAGGAATTTTTACCGCCAATGAAGCGGCGATCGTTGCCTGCGTGTATGCTTTTATCGTCGAGCTGGCCATTCATCGCGACATGAAGGTACGAGACATCAAAAAAGTCGTGGTGTCATCTGCGGTGACCTCATCAACA encodes the following:
- a CDS encoding outer membrane lipoprotein-sorting protein; its protein translation is MNSVRFSIMLLMVLLVASSMSYALTADEIIDQANQASYYSGKDGRAMVKMTITAKGGDVRVREFTQLRYNEENGDQKFYTYFKAPADVYKMAYLVWKNIGRDDDRWLWLPALNLKKRIAPGDKRTSFVGSDFLYEDVSGRSPEEDVHTLVEETDTVYRIDNVPKDPGSVEFSHYVVDINKSTFLPMIAHYYDHRGNKYREVEALNVEEIQGFATVTVSEARDLASGSVTRNEFSDVEYNIGLNSRIFTERFLRRPPREVQ
- a CDS encoding MMPL family transporter, producing MKFALTQFSLKRPWLIIITVLALVVAFAIQFPAVTFDNDPENMLSADEPVRIFHHEVKDKYALYDFVIVGVVNETNPDGVFNVATLNRLDHLTQQLLHLQKNEQGLPEIVLPAHQGQPQQRTTYDLKPQGWWPRLLGIVFNHNPNDLFDAEGNSAIVERELMAPSVVDNIKQAGLGSLKLEYLMENPPRTEQEARQIAEDAMSNPLYRGTLVSEDRKAVCLYIPIIDKPYSYNVANLVQTLTADWPQEDQVLITGLPVAEDTFGVEMLVQMATSAPLAGVAIFLLMWLFFRNVSLIIAPMLVAIFSVVSAMGLLIGLGYDVHIMSSMIAIFLMPIAVADSVHILSEFYDTYHRFGNKKETIRYVIGHLFKPMLYTSLTTIAGFGSLAFTPIPPVEVFGLHVAFGVAVAWLLSMTFIPAYIMVAISEEKLSRAHLEQPHGPSSGMLSSLLEGMGRLSFSHGGTVLVVTVLLLVGAGYGISTINVNDNPVKWFTRGHDIRVADRVLNHHFGGTYTAYLTFAEVRPEACNREQKRALVRKRVQERFGEQFPQGVARIKAKLEELKANQRNVDGCDVHQCFHQLFLEAQKIDNQLMAGWNVLADEINYMDPTGLTRKQLVANLGSVAAQVPQELAALLKQLPNDNTLQGYPLMDAALKICDEHTGQSFASFILEMEAEVSAPPFKQPQMLRYVEGLQQALNEGGLVGKSTSAVDALKKAAYELSYVAPPADADGEELERYQQRNQAHFSVPDTASAVGQVFVQLEGMKKKDSLFHMVTRDYRETNVWIQLKSGDNQDMEAVVAQVEDYMQRNPPPVPLKNRWAGLTYLNVVWQDKMVNGMLSSLAGSFVVVLVMMMLLFRSIIWGALAMVPLTVTISLIYGLIGVAGKDYDMPVAVLSSLTLGLSVDFAIHFLQRARELYRQNGNWAESCKVMFKEPARAITRNAITISVGFTPLLLAPLVPYKTVGFFLATIMAVSWLASLVILPALLTVFQRWVFRQDVLDEGL
- a CDS encoding chemotaxis protein → MAQATMQDKQGILLEAGTNEFEILEYYLFDQSFGINVHKLREIVPFCREELTTLPDSHPSLLGTLLLRGDTIPLISLADHIGKHLDPAKVAVTSDSAVQTRQVVLVCEFNDEVISFLVDGVDQIHRLSWSQVKPMDQFFESYRPRFTGTVTVGERDILIVDMEHIAYEIFGDGEHYAGGDEEVEASSSRKENRADVKLFFAEDSAIIRQGIMRVLKQAGYDLAQSYGDGLACWNAIQQAKEEGELPALVVSDIEMPELDGLALCRRIKEDQLLRQIKVVMYSSLINENTSHKCVEVGADDFTSKPDVSKVVALVDKYCLVEE
- a CDS encoding TRAP transporter substrate-binding protein; translated protein: MKKATAMLWLISLFCLISVTVQARDLNILEQWKPKFDPSGAQYTYILSNVDHPAIAGIGVGYRIRDRVWEESGGRIYVDFRPLAQLGGEKDVVRKMKLGAIQGMLCSSVMAANVAPKLGIVNLPFIFDSSEKLEKFRNTPELFDDFSNAALRSGIKVIDFTGYGSYGWATTTPVRTLEEAKKVNFRIAQAPVNKDNYLAWGLKFTVLPWPDVPQALQTGVIDGLDHTPIVCSITKKFDVAKYFTDLHYTQGLYIHMVNKRWLDRLPPDLREVFLKVVREESAIARQKTDLQQSDQIEQAKKEGVQFFTLSEADRQTLKSKAQPVYEKWGKKIGADYLKKVQTALD
- a CDS encoding TRAP transporter substrate-binding protein: MTLKRLPALLLFILLPISAMAGGNPLVKWKPDFDPSGAEYTYLLSNVSHPAIEGVGVGYSIRDRVWEETNGRIYVDFRPLSQLGGEKDVLRKLKMGAIQGMMSSSVAAANLAPKLGIVNLPYVIDTFEKLDKFRETPELFKPFSECGLKQKVRVLDITGYGTYGWATTKPVTNLDEAKDVIFRIAQAPVNADIYRSWGLKFTALPWPDVPQALQTGVITGLDHTPTVCNITKKFEIAKYFTEVNYAQGLFIHMINERWLKKLPEDLRTTFLRVVAEESAKARQRTRAQQEAQIAAAKANGVTFYALSADQKQNLVDLAAPVYKRWEEKIGADYLATVRARLAE
- a CDS encoding TRAP transporter small permease, yielding MLKKIFRRIDATFSFVEDWSLLIVVAVALFSGLLNIILRKATPYSLYWSDEVIRKAIFFCTYIGCSAAIKQRALIRIDAVPQIIPVSRKFFNVINHLSVLIFSGMLTWLGWKMMVEVRADEFATTATLQIPEWYFYAVLPIVGVMMFIRTVMLLTEDVFNLSGDDTQEAANG
- a CDS encoding TRAP transporter large permease; translation: MDSMQLMMMALLLGAMAATVPVFMALFFTGLAGLTLIVGIDPQIVIEILYRSMDKFALIVVLFFVLCGNIMTTGSIVEKLIKTADVLVGFLPGGLAMAGILACGFFGAISGSTVATVVAIGGFMIPALIDHGYDEQFSIGVMTTAPILGVIIPPSIAMILYAMITTDSLEALFLTGFIPGFLIMAAMSLYAWWACRRHGMTRRPRPQFKEVVSVLRQSIWALMLPVIIFGGIYSGIFTANEAAIVACVYAFIVELAIHRDMKVRDIKKVVVSSAVTSSTLLVIVAGASVFGEYLTFEQIPDQIAQAAVSNFDSPWSFLLVVNVLLLFVGMFMDIISATIILTPIFLPLLNQFGIDTLHFGLIMTLNLGIGYCTPPLGVSLFISGAVANRSMLYVARAVLPFLAIQIAILLLLTFWPDPVLLLPRLVFGYGQ